A genomic window from Halorubrum trapanicum includes:
- a CDS encoding deoxyribodipyrimidine photo-lyase — MELFWHRRDLRVADNVGLAAASGTGDAGGAGDVDRGPAAPVFVFDPGVLDHASDVRVRRLLDGLAALRDDYRERGSDLLVARGDPETVLPELAAALDAERVVWNRDYSGLARERDAGVRRALDAVDVARDARHDAVLHDPDAIRTNAGDPYSVYSYYWKKWTDRAKAEPAPTPTGEDLVDADRLADAVDAVDALGSDDGAVADAAVGDLPTPADLGFAEPDADLGPAGTAAARERLDDFLDEAVFAYEAERDYPAKGATSRLSAFFKYGEIGVREAYAATEEAMAEAESDARPEDAPEQVEEFQQQLAWREFYAQVLFHNPEVVTENYKTYEEGIEWRDDPEEIAAWKRGETGYPIVDAGMRQLREEAFMHNRVRMIVASFLTKDLLADWRHGYDHFREHLADHDTANDNGGWQWAASTGTDAQPYFRIFNPMTQGERYDPDAEYITSYVPELRGLDADLIHEWHELSPTQRANAAPEYPSPIVDHSERREEALAMYKRARGEDPDD; from the coding sequence ATGGAGCTGTTCTGGCACCGACGGGACCTCAGGGTCGCCGATAACGTCGGCCTCGCGGCCGCGTCGGGAACCGGTGACGCCGGCGGCGCAGGCGACGTGGACCGCGGGCCGGCGGCGCCCGTCTTCGTCTTCGATCCCGGCGTGCTCGACCACGCGAGCGACGTCCGGGTCCGCCGCCTGCTCGACGGGCTGGCCGCGCTCCGCGACGACTACCGCGAGCGCGGGAGCGACCTGCTCGTCGCGCGCGGCGACCCCGAGACCGTCCTCCCGGAGCTCGCCGCGGCGCTCGACGCCGAGCGCGTCGTCTGGAACCGCGACTACTCCGGGCTCGCCCGCGAGCGCGACGCCGGCGTCAGGCGCGCGCTCGACGCGGTCGACGTCGCGCGCGATGCCCGCCACGACGCGGTCCTCCACGACCCCGACGCGATCCGGACGAACGCCGGCGACCCCTACTCGGTGTACAGCTACTACTGGAAGAAGTGGACCGACCGCGCGAAAGCGGAGCCGGCGCCGACGCCGACCGGCGAAGACCTCGTCGACGCCGACCGGCTCGCGGACGCGGTCGACGCCGTCGACGCGCTCGGCAGCGACGACGGAGCGGTCGCGGACGCCGCCGTCGGGGACCTCCCGACCCCCGCGGACCTCGGCTTCGCGGAACCGGACGCGGATCTCGGCCCCGCAGGTACGGCTGCCGCTCGCGAGCGTCTCGACGACTTCCTCGACGAGGCCGTGTTCGCCTACGAGGCCGAGCGCGACTACCCCGCGAAGGGGGCGACCTCGCGGCTCTCGGCGTTCTTCAAGTACGGCGAGATCGGGGTCCGGGAGGCGTACGCCGCCACGGAGGAGGCGATGGCCGAGGCGGAGTCCGACGCGCGCCCCGAGGACGCCCCCGAGCAGGTCGAGGAGTTCCAACAGCAGCTGGCGTGGCGGGAGTTCTACGCGCAGGTCCTCTTCCATAACCCCGAGGTGGTCACCGAGAACTACAAGACGTACGAGGAGGGGATCGAGTGGCGCGACGACCCCGAGGAGATCGCGGCGTGGAAGCGCGGCGAGACGGGGTACCCCATCGTCGACGCCGGGATGCGCCAGCTGCGCGAGGAGGCGTTCATGCACAACCGGGTGCGGATGATCGTCGCCTCCTTCCTCACGAAGGACCTCCTCGCCGACTGGCGACATGGCTACGACCACTTCCGCGAGCACCTGGCCGACCACGACACCGCCAACGACAACGGCGGGTGGCAGTGGGCGGCCTCGACGGGGACCGACGCGCAGCCCTACTTCCGTATCTTCAACCCGATGACGCAGGGGGAGCGCTACGACCCCGACGCGGAGTATATAACGAGCTACGTCCCCGAACTCCGGGGGCTCGACGCCGACCTGATCCACGAGTGGCACGAGCTGTCGCCCACGCAGCGCGCGAACGCCGCGCCGGAGTACCCGTCGCCGATCGTCGACCACTCCGAGCGCCGCGAGGAGGCCCTCGCGATGTACAAGCGGGCGCGCGGCGAGGACCCGGATGACTGA
- a CDS encoding carbohydrate ABC transporter permease has protein sequence MTDTHNADDPTDAESEPKTDGGHVYHEPPETAPTADRPLPERIRAAVPSGPRALRYAIAIGVALLWLVPLIGLFMASVRPLDQIIQGWWNFETFTITFENYAEAWTFQSGPMRQAMLNTAIVTIPSVLAVTLLGTMVAYPFARFDFPLKTGLFFLLIVVMAAPPELVAMGNYNTLRTTGLFDTYMGLILVHIGWGMGWVVMFLRNFLLGLPEELEEAARIDGASRYQIFKSIVLPYSAPALVSVAVIQFTWVWNSFFFPLVFMRSRENQLAPQVLPLMKGRLQIDWGLVAAGSVLTMIVPILLFVTLQRYYKQGMVAAVAD, from the coding sequence ATGACCGACACACACAACGCAGACGATCCGACCGACGCCGAAAGCGAGCCGAAGACCGACGGCGGGCACGTGTACCACGAGCCGCCGGAGACCGCGCCGACCGCCGACCGACCCCTCCCCGAGCGGATCCGCGCGGCGGTGCCGAGCGGCCCGCGCGCGCTGCGGTACGCGATCGCGATCGGCGTCGCGCTCCTGTGGCTCGTCCCGCTCATCGGGTTGTTCATGGCCTCCGTCCGCCCACTCGACCAGATCATTCAGGGCTGGTGGAACTTCGAGACGTTCACTATCACCTTCGAGAACTACGCAGAGGCCTGGACGTTCCAGTCCGGGCCCATGCGGCAGGCGATGTTGAACACCGCGATCGTCACGATCCCGTCCGTCCTCGCCGTGACGCTGCTCGGGACGATGGTCGCGTACCCGTTCGCCCGCTTCGACTTCCCGCTGAAGACCGGGCTGTTCTTCCTGCTCATCGTGGTCATGGCGGCGCCGCCGGAGCTGGTGGCGATGGGCAACTACAACACGCTGCGGACGACCGGCCTGTTCGACACGTACATGGGGCTCATCCTGGTCCACATCGGCTGGGGGATGGGGTGGGTCGTCATGTTCCTCCGGAACTTCCTCCTCGGGCTCCCCGAGGAGCTGGAGGAGGCGGCTCGGATCGACGGCGCGTCCCGCTACCAGATCTTCAAGTCGATCGTGTTGCCGTACTCCGCCCCCGCGCTCGTCTCCGTGGCGGTCATCCAGTTCACGTGGGTGTGGAACTCCTTCTTCTTCCCCCTCGTGTTCATGCGGTCCCGCGAGAACCAGCTCGCGCCGCAGGTGCTGCCCCTGATGAAGGGGCGCCTCCAGATCGACTGGGGGCTCGTCGCCGCCGGCTCGGTGCTGACGATGATCGTCCCCATCCTCCTGTTCGTCACGCTCCAGCGGTACTACAAGCAGGGGATGGTGGCCGCGGTCGCCGACTGA
- a CDS encoding carbohydrate ABC transporter permease, translated as MSVGSYLEDRLDRDVDTEKLTAILVFMLPGLTLFAIFSVGPMVYSAVGGFFSWNGFDIGQFVGFQTWIATFQDDAIINWDNLLAFQYPMGALPQNIIWMVVHVPLSTLLGLGLALLFADLRGRSVLRSMVFLAFTTPTVVIGLVLLFVYDPQAGIFNGLLRSIGLEGQVRNWVQEPQIAIYALIAGGVWVQTGFSMLLYSSALAGIDPALLESARVDGAGRFRRFKDIIWPLVKPVTAVVVIMSMIWVIRIFAIVYAAGGPSGGPGGVFSVLGLEVYQAAFSVPIEYSKAMVVALIELLIALPMAWYIASMD; from the coding sequence ATGTCAGTCGGATCGTACCTCGAGGACCGGCTCGACCGCGACGTCGACACGGAGAAGCTCACGGCGATCCTCGTGTTCATGCTCCCCGGGCTCACGCTGTTCGCCATCTTCTCGGTCGGCCCGATGGTGTACTCGGCGGTCGGGGGGTTCTTCTCCTGGAACGGGTTCGATATCGGGCAGTTCGTCGGCTTCCAGACGTGGATCGCGACGTTCCAAGACGACGCGATCATCAACTGGGACAACCTCCTCGCGTTCCAGTACCCGATGGGGGCGCTCCCGCAGAACATCATCTGGATGGTCGTCCACGTCCCGCTGAGCACGCTGCTCGGCCTCGGACTCGCGCTGCTGTTCGCCGACCTGCGCGGGCGGAGCGTCCTCCGCTCGATGGTGTTCCTCGCGTTCACGACCCCCACAGTCGTGATCGGCCTCGTGCTGCTGTTCGTCTACGACCCGCAGGCCGGCATCTTCAACGGGCTGCTCCGGTCGATCGGGCTGGAGGGGCAGGTCAGGAACTGGGTCCAGGAGCCGCAGATCGCGATCTACGCGCTCATCGCCGGCGGGGTCTGGGTCCAGACCGGGTTCAGCATGCTGTTGTACAGCTCCGCGCTCGCGGGGATCGATCCGGCGTTGCTGGAATCCGCCCGCGTCGACGGCGCGGGACGGTTCCGGCGGTTCAAGGACATCATCTGGCCGCTCGTCAAGCCTGTGACGGCGGTCGTGGTGATCATGAGCATGATCTGGGTGATCCGGATCTTCGCCATCGTCTACGCGGCCGGGGGCCCGTCCGGCGGCCCGGGCGGGGTGTTCTCGGTGCTGGGCCTCGAGGTGTACCAGGCGGCGTTCTCCGTCCCGATCGAGTACAGCAAGGCGATGGTCGTCGCGCTCATCGAACTCCTGATCGCGCTCCCGATGGCGTGGTACATCGCGTCAATGGACTGA
- a CDS encoding ABC transporter ATP-binding protein: MRSVSKYFDGGDTVANYKLDMEVDDGEFVVFLGPSGCGKTTALRMIAGLEDPSEGEIHFDDDRVDGTPPADRNVAMVFQNYALYPHMTVRENIEYPLKVRGVPPEERDERVAQVAELLHIEDQMESDPGEISGGQRQRTSLARAIVREPSVFLLDEPLSNLDAKLRLEMRSELKRIQNELGITTVYVTHNQEEAMSMGDKIVVLNDGTIRQVADPEELYERPRTTWVAKFIGSPPMNLFEGENRDGTVQLAEGNTLPTPTESSSPTVSVGVRPEDIDVSTDPPDTDWTVAGTVKTVEPLGEYVLVNVEVGGSVVNVKVPKTDAVAGDHVHLTFDPTDAYLYDEDGELVA, translated from the coding sequence ATGCGATCGGTGAGCAAGTACTTCGACGGGGGTGACACGGTCGCCAACTACAAGCTGGACATGGAGGTGGACGACGGGGAGTTCGTGGTGTTCCTGGGGCCGTCCGGCTGCGGGAAGACGACCGCGCTCCGGATGATCGCGGGGTTGGAGGACCCCTCGGAGGGGGAGATCCACTTCGACGACGACCGCGTCGACGGGACCCCGCCCGCCGATCGCAACGTCGCGATGGTGTTCCAGAACTACGCGCTGTACCCCCACATGACCGTCAGGGAGAACATCGAGTATCCGCTGAAGGTCAGGGGGGTTCCGCCCGAGGAGCGCGACGAGCGGGTCGCGCAGGTCGCCGAGCTGCTCCACATCGAAGACCAGATGGAGAGCGACCCCGGGGAGATATCCGGCGGGCAGCGTCAGCGGACCTCGCTCGCGCGGGCGATCGTCCGCGAGCCGTCGGTGTTCCTCCTCGACGAGCCGCTCAGTAACCTCGACGCGAAGCTCCGCCTGGAGATGCGCTCCGAACTCAAGCGGATCCAGAACGAGCTCGGGATCACCACGGTGTACGTCACGCACAACCAGGAGGAGGCGATGAGCATGGGCGACAAGATCGTCGTGTTGAACGACGGGACGATCCGGCAGGTCGCCGACCCCGAGGAGCTGTACGAGCGACCGCGGACCACGTGGGTCGCGAAGTTCATCGGGTCGCCGCCCATGAACCTCTTCGAGGGCGAGAACCGCGACGGCACCGTTCAGCTCGCCGAGGGCAACACCCTCCCCACGCCGACGGAGTCGTCGTCGCCGACCGTGTCCGTCGGGGTCCGACCCGAGGACATCGACGTGTCGACGGACCCGCCGGACACGGACTGGACGGTGGCGGGAACGGTGAAGACGGTCGAACCGCTCGGGGAGTACGTGCTGGTCAACGTCGAGGTGGGCGGCTCCGTGGTGAACGTCAAGGTCCCGAAGACGGACGCCGTGGCGGGAGATCACGTCCACCTCACGTTCGACCCGACCGACGCGTACCTCTACGACGAGGACGGGGAACTGGTGGCCTGA
- a CDS encoding trehalase family glycosidase, protein MSSGLFDYTNFPQISGELFRTVQRRDLFDDDKRFVDAEPRVSPDLVFERYLTGRDRPDFDLGSFVEDHFRLPEPVAATPDLTASRSMEDHVSSLWGALTRTFEEDGSAGSTLIPLPNPHVVPGGRFREMYYWDSYFTAEGLAAADRAELIAGMVENVGSLLDRFGFVPLGNRAYYDSRSQVPLFYRMLRVLERAEGFDAVAPHVEALRTEHEFWMEGASGVDGTDDPATHRRVVGLADGTVLNRYWDDRARPRPESYHEDRRLAERVDVDDRPGLFRDVRAACESGWDFSSRWLAGDDLTTIRTTELVPVDLNGVLFGMESALAEWLPRVGRSEVGERYADLAADRREAINRYCWDADAGFYVDHSWVDDRRSDRLTLAGVAPLFTGAATDDRAAAVADRLRRDFLRPGGLVTTLETTGQQWDAPSGWAPLHWMAVTGLRRYGHDDLADEIATRWVDLARSSFEETGRMAEKYDVRTVGETTDLGEYEPQYGFGWTNGVVTALSARE, encoded by the coding sequence ATGAGTTCCGGTCTCTTCGACTACACCAATTTCCCGCAGATCTCCGGCGAGCTCTTTCGCACCGTCCAGCGTCGGGACCTCTTCGACGACGACAAGCGGTTCGTCGACGCCGAACCGCGCGTCTCCCCCGATCTCGTCTTCGAGCGGTATCTGACCGGACGGGACCGTCCCGACTTCGATCTGGGGTCGTTCGTCGAGGACCACTTCCGGCTGCCGGAGCCGGTCGCCGCGACCCCGGACCTCACCGCGTCGCGCTCGATGGAGGACCACGTCTCGTCGCTGTGGGGGGCGTTGACCCGCACGTTCGAGGAGGACGGTTCGGCGGGCTCGACCCTCATCCCCCTCCCGAACCCGCACGTCGTGCCGGGCGGTCGCTTCCGCGAGATGTACTACTGGGACAGCTACTTCACCGCGGAGGGGCTGGCGGCGGCCGACCGAGCCGAGCTGATCGCGGGAATGGTCGAGAACGTCGGGTCGCTCCTGGACCGCTTCGGGTTCGTCCCGCTCGGGAACCGGGCGTACTACGACAGCCGGTCGCAGGTCCCGCTGTTCTACCGCATGCTCCGCGTGCTGGAGCGCGCCGAGGGGTTCGACGCGGTCGCGCCCCACGTCGAGGCGCTCCGGACGGAACACGAGTTCTGGATGGAGGGCGCCAGCGGCGTCGACGGGACCGACGATCCCGCGACGCACCGCCGCGTCGTCGGACTCGCGGACGGGACGGTCCTCAACCGGTACTGGGACGACCGCGCCCGCCCGCGGCCGGAGTCGTACCACGAGGACCGGCGGCTCGCCGAGCGGGTCGACGTCGACGACCGACCCGGGCTGTTCCGCGACGTCCGGGCGGCCTGCGAGTCCGGGTGGGACTTCAGCTCCCGGTGGCTCGCGGGCGACGACCTCACCACCATCCGGACGACGGAACTGGTGCCGGTCGACCTCAACGGCGTCCTCTTCGGCATGGAGTCCGCCCTCGCGGAGTGGCTCCCGCGCGTCGGACGGAGCGAGGTCGGCGAGCGGTACGCCGACCTGGCCGCCGACCGCCGCGAGGCGATCAACCGATACTGCTGGGACGCGGACGCGGGGTTCTACGTCGACCACTCGTGGGTCGACGACCGGCGGTCAGACCGCCTCACGCTCGCCGGCGTCGCGCCGCTGTTCACCGGCGCCGCGACCGACGACCGGGCGGCCGCGGTCGCGGACCGGCTCCGTCGCGACTTCCTCCGCCCCGGCGGACTGGTGACGACGCTGGAGACCACCGGCCAGCAGTGGGACGCGCCGAGCGGCTGGGCGCCCCTCCACTGGATGGCCGTCACCGGCCTGCGCCGGTACGGCCACGACGACCTGGCCGACGAGATCGCGACCCGCTGGGTCGACCTCGCGCGGAGCTCCTTCGAGGAGACCGGCCGCATGGCGGAGAAGTACGACGTCCGGACGGTGGGCGAAACGACCGATCTGGGCGAGTACGAGCCCCAGTACGGGTTCGGCTGGACGAACGGCGTCGTCACGGCGCTGTCGGCCCGCGAGTAG
- a CDS encoding nucleotide exchange factor GrpE — MSDDDAVDVESPDEAEGDAARANGTAEAAAEGAAGESAGNESADGEPSGGARRDGEAIAAAVAEHDEALAREVAALEADLEEARERLRERDEEVDELTSKLARVKADFSNYKERAKRKQEDIRERASEALVERLTPVRNDLLRALDQDEGSDLRPGVESTLEKFDEVLADEGVESIAPEPGEEVDPARHQVMLRVDSDRPEGTIHEVYEPGYEMGDRVLSEAKVTVSTGDGE, encoded by the coding sequence ATGAGCGACGACGACGCCGTCGATGTCGAGTCCCCCGACGAGGCCGAGGGCGACGCGGCGAGAGCGAACGGCACGGCGGAGGCGGCCGCCGAGGGAGCGGCCGGCGAGTCGGCCGGCAACGAATCGGCCGACGGGGAGCCGAGCGGCGGGGCCCGCCGCGACGGCGAGGCGATCGCCGCGGCCGTCGCCGAACACGACGAGGCGCTCGCCCGGGAGGTCGCCGCCCTTGAGGCCGACCTCGAAGAGGCCCGCGAGCGGCTCCGCGAGCGCGACGAGGAGGTCGACGAGCTGACGAGCAAGCTCGCCCGCGTGAAGGCGGACTTCAGCAACTACAAGGAGCGCGCGAAGCGGAAGCAGGAGGACATCCGCGAGCGCGCCTCCGAGGCGCTCGTCGAGCGGCTCACTCCCGTCCGAAACGACCTCCTGCGCGCGCTCGACCAAGACGAGGGGAGCGACCTCCGTCCCGGCGTCGAGTCGACGTTAGAGAAGTTCGACGAGGTGCTCGCCGACGAGGGCGTCGAGTCGATAGCGCCGGAGCCCGGCGAGGAGGTCGACCCCGCGCGCCACCAGGTGATGCTCCGCGTCGACAGCGACCGCCCGGAGGGGACGATCCACGAGGTGTACGAGCCCGGCTACGAGATGGGCGACCGCGTGCTGAGCGAGGCGAAGGTGACCGTCAGCACCGGGGACGGGGAGTAG
- the surE gene encoding 5'/3'-nucleotidase SurE, with protein sequence MSVDRILLTNDDGVDAAGLRALYDALADEYAVTVVAPADDQSSVGRRLSEDVAVADHELGYVVEGTPVDCVVAGLDELVPDADAVVAGCNEGANLGAYTLGRSGTVSAAVEAAFFDVPAVATSMYVPGGDDWWKREFEGADFAHAVRATRFLVDEAVGAGVFDRADYLNVNAPIADEARAPLRVTTPSTWYGMRAERNGDGRVGFSDPIWGRMNDGDVPDPVGTDRRAVVDGEVSVSPLSVPHAAEPNAGLDELADAYEAAVRS encoded by the coding sequence ATGAGCGTCGACCGGATCCTGTTGACCAACGACGACGGCGTCGACGCCGCGGGGCTGCGCGCGCTGTACGACGCGCTCGCCGACGAGTACGCGGTGACCGTCGTCGCGCCGGCCGACGACCAGTCGTCCGTCGGCCGCCGCCTCTCGGAGGACGTCGCGGTCGCGGACCACGAGCTGGGGTACGTCGTCGAGGGGACGCCGGTCGACTGCGTCGTCGCCGGCCTCGACGAGCTCGTCCCGGACGCCGACGCGGTCGTCGCGGGCTGTAACGAGGGGGCGAACCTCGGCGCCTACACCCTCGGACGGTCGGGGACCGTCTCCGCGGCGGTCGAGGCGGCGTTCTTCGACGTGCCCGCCGTGGCGACCTCGATGTACGTCCCCGGCGGTGACGACTGGTGGAAGCGGGAGTTCGAGGGCGCCGACTTCGCGCACGCGGTCCGCGCGACGCGGTTCCTGGTCGACGAGGCGGTCGGCGCGGGCGTGTTCGACCGCGCGGACTACCTCAACGTCAACGCGCCCATCGCGGACGAAGCGCGCGCGCCGCTCCGCGTCACGACGCCCTCGACGTGGTACGGGATGCGCGCGGAACGGAACGGCGACGGCCGCGTGGGATTCTCCGACCCGATCTGGGGGCGGATGAACGACGGCGACGTGCCGGACCCGGTCGGGACCGACCGGCGCGCCGTCGTCGACGGGGAGGTGTCCGTCTCGCCGCTGTCGGTGCCGCACGCGGCGGAGCCGAACGCGGGGCTCGACGAGCTGGCGGACGCCTACGAGGCGGCGGTTCGGTCGTGA
- a CDS encoding DUF5798 family protein, producing MGFGDTAKKIQTLADRAERTYKKISELRDEVDETQETVKDTAERVKTLENEMAEQRAVLDAVAEEVGVDLERVSTEAHITDAEASAAAEGDADSDAAGDADADSAATVDPDASDEDAA from the coding sequence ATGGGATTCGGGGACACCGCCAAGAAGATCCAGACGCTCGCCGACCGCGCGGAGCGCACCTACAAGAAGATCAGCGAGCTCCGCGACGAGGTCGACGAGACGCAGGAGACGGTGAAAGACACCGCGGAGCGCGTCAAGACGCTCGAAAACGAGATGGCCGAACAGCGCGCCGTCCTCGACGCCGTCGCCGAGGAGGTCGGCGTCGACTTAGAGCGCGTGAGCACCGAGGCGCACATCACGGACGCCGAGGCGTCGGCGGCCGCCGAGGGCGACGCCGATTCGGACGCCGCCGGCGACGCGGACGCCGACTCGGCCGCGACCGTCGACCCCGACGCGAGCGACGAGGACGCCGCTTAA
- a CDS encoding DapH/DapD/GlmU-related protein, with protein sequence MTDDDAAAAPDDPDATGGDSDATREDPDATRDDAETPRSDRLDRFPTPGPRNSLWSWPDAKSPLAVVRNYVVIVLARICPSLRLKNWLLRRIGVTVGTGVAWGLESTPDVFWPERITVGDDAIIGYDATLLCHEFLREEYRLGDVVVEEGAMIGAGAIVLPGVTVGEGARVAANSLVAEDVPPGATVAGVPAEVVSQADAAASDD encoded by the coding sequence GTGACAGACGACGACGCGGCCGCGGCGCCCGACGATCCGGACGCGACGGGCGGCGATTCGGATGCCACGCGCGAGGACCCGGACGCGACGCGCGACGACGCCGAGACGCCCCGCAGCGATCGCCTCGACCGATTTCCGACGCCGGGCCCCCGCAACTCGCTGTGGTCGTGGCCCGACGCGAAGTCGCCGCTCGCGGTCGTCCGCAACTACGTCGTGATCGTCCTCGCGCGGATCTGTCCGAGCCTCCGGCTGAAGAACTGGCTACTGCGGCGGATCGGCGTCACAGTCGGGACCGGCGTCGCGTGGGGACTGGAGTCGACGCCGGACGTGTTCTGGCCCGAGCGGATCACCGTCGGCGACGACGCGATAATCGGGTACGACGCCACGCTGCTCTGCCACGAGTTCCTCCGCGAGGAGTACCGGCTCGGCGACGTGGTCGTCGAGGAGGGAGCGATGATCGGCGCGGGGGCGATCGTCCTCCCCGGCGTCACCGTCGGCGAGGGCGCGCGCGTCGCCGCGAACTCCCTCGTGGCGGAGGACGTGCCGCCCGGCGCGACCGTCGCGGGCGTGCCCGCGGAGGTCGTCTCGCAGGCCGACGCGGCTGCGAGCGACGATTAA
- the purD gene encoding phosphoribosylamine--glycine ligase codes for MTETVLLVGGGGREHAIARAVADDCELYACASVRNPGIRRLAEGFEAIDETDAAAVADYATAVGADLAVIGPESALEAGVADALDDAGVYAFGPRAAEARLETDKAYQREFMEEHAIPGCPDYAVFDDMTAAREYIDEYDGDLAVKPAGLTGGKGVKVIGDQVTAEEAKAYLRDSDYQRVVLEERLVGEEFTIQAFVANGDVRTTPAVQDHKRAYEGDEGPNTGGMGSYSDTGLSLPFMAEGDYDAAVDVLDAVVDALPDYKGVLYGQFMLTDEGPKVVEFNARFGDPEAMNTLPVLDTPFVDVLAAARDGESLPELAFSGEATVCKYAVPDGYPTDPDAGAEIAVDEEGAGDALLYYASVDERDGRLYTTTSRAFAVVGRGDSIAAAEEQAENALAAAGDRVRIRHDIGKADLVRRRIDHMDELRN; via the coding sequence ATGACGGAGACCGTACTCTTGGTGGGGGGCGGCGGGCGCGAACACGCGATCGCCCGCGCCGTGGCGGACGACTGCGAGCTGTACGCCTGCGCGAGCGTCCGGAACCCGGGGATCCGGCGACTCGCCGAGGGCTTCGAGGCGATCGACGAGACCGACGCCGCCGCGGTCGCCGACTACGCGACCGCGGTCGGCGCGGACCTGGCGGTCATCGGCCCCGAATCGGCGCTGGAGGCCGGCGTCGCCGACGCGCTCGACGACGCCGGCGTCTACGCGTTCGGCCCCCGGGCGGCGGAGGCGCGTCTGGAGACGGACAAGGCGTACCAGCGCGAGTTCATGGAGGAACACGCGATCCCGGGCTGTCCGGACTACGCGGTGTTCGACGACATGACGGCGGCCCGCGAGTACATCGACGAGTACGACGGCGACCTCGCGGTCAAGCCCGCCGGGCTCACCGGCGGCAAGGGCGTGAAGGTGATCGGCGATCAGGTGACCGCCGAAGAGGCGAAGGCGTACCTCCGCGACTCCGACTACCAGCGGGTCGTCCTCGAAGAGCGGCTCGTCGGCGAGGAGTTCACGATCCAGGCATTCGTCGCCAACGGCGACGTGCGAACGACTCCCGCAGTCCAGGACCACAAGCGCGCCTACGAGGGCGACGAGGGGCCGAACACCGGCGGGATGGGGTCGTACTCCGACACGGGCCTCTCGCTGCCGTTCATGGCCGAGGGCGACTACGACGCGGCCGTCGACGTACTGGACGCCGTCGTCGACGCCCTCCCGGACTACAAGGGCGTGCTGTACGGCCAGTTCATGCTCACCGACGAGGGGCCGAAGGTCGTCGAGTTCAACGCGCGCTTCGGCGACCCCGAGGCGATGAACACGCTGCCCGTCCTCGACACGCCCTTCGTCGACGTGCTCGCCGCCGCGCGCGACGGCGAGTCGCTCCCCGAACTCGCGTTCTCGGGCGAGGCGACCGTCTGTAAGTACGCGGTTCCCGACGGCTACCCGACCGACCCCGACGCGGGCGCGGAGATCGCGGTCGACGAGGAGGGCGCGGGCGACGCGCTCCTCTACTACGCGAGCGTCGACGAGCGCGACGGCCGCCTGTACACGACCACGTCGCGCGCGTTCGCCGTCGTCGGTCGCGGCGACTCGATCGCGGCCGCCGAGGAACAGGCCGAGAACGCGCTGGCGGCCGCGGGCGACCGCGTCCGGATCCGCCACGACATCGGGAAGGCGGACCTCGTCCGGCGCCGGATCGACCACATGGACGAACTCCGGAACTGA